The Euphorbia lathyris chromosome 2, ddEupLath1.1, whole genome shotgun sequence genome includes a window with the following:
- the LOC136219338 gene encoding alkaline ceramidase: protein MSEAISSFWGPVTSPEWCEKNYVYSSYIAEFFNTISNVPCILLALIGLVNALRQHFEKRFSVLHISNMILSIGSMLYHATLQHMQQQGDETPMVWEMLLYFYILYSPDWHYRSTMPTFLFLYGAGFAVVHAWIRFGMGFKVHYAILCLLCIPRMYKYYIYTNDQSAKRLAKLYVATLSLGTLCWLSDRLLCDKISLWYVNPQGHALWHVLMGFNSYFANTFLMFCRAQQLEWNPKVADFLGLFPYIKVEKKKSQ, encoded by the exons ATGTCAGAAGCAATATCGAGCTTTTGGGGTCCAGTAACGTCCCCTGAGTGGTGTGAGAAAAATTATGTGTATTCTTCTTATATTGCAGAGTTTTTCAATACCATTTCAAATGTCCCTTGCATTCTTTTGGCACTCATTGGCCTAGTAAATGCTCTGAGACAACATTTTGAGAAGAGGTTTAGCGTACTTCACATATCTAATATGATACTTTCCATTGGAAGCATGCTGTATCATGCCACATTACAACACAT GCAACAACAAGGTGATGAAACACCAATGGTATGGGAAATGCTTTTGTACTTCTACATCCTTTATTCACCTGACTGGCACTACCGGAGTACAATGCCGACCTTCTTGTTCCTCTACGGAGCTGGATTTGCTGTCGTCCATGCATGGATTCGATTTGGTATGGGCTTCAAGGTGCACTATGCAATACTTTGTCTTCTTTGCATACCACGGATGTACAAATACTATATCTACACAAATGATCAGTCTGCAAAAAGGCTTGCGAAATTATACGTTGCTACACTATCCTTGGGAACTCTTTGTTGGCTCTCGGACCGTCTTCTCTGTGACAAAATTTCTCTGTGGTACGTGAATCCCCAGGGCCACGCTCTATGGCACGTATTGATGGGTTTCAATTCGTATTTCGCAAACACGTTCCTGATGTTTTGTCGTGCTCAACAATTGGAATGGAATCCAAAAGTTGCCGATTTCTTGGGGCTTTTTCCATATATCAAGGTTGAGAAAAAGAAGAGCCAGTGA